In Myxococcales bacterium, a single window of DNA contains:
- a CDS encoding OmpH family outer membrane protein yields the protein MSVSSTVRRLAASLVAALLVLAIAPAAKAQMKIAVVDVQRAVMQTEDGLRAQATLKKVFDSRQQELNRKQNELAKQKEDIDKQAKVLSAGAMQKRVEDWQKAMVELQTVFVDYNKELEKKQKELTDPIVEKILGIVKRLASTDGYDVVIERQFAHYFRGDLDLTDRCIQAYNGGGAVTPAAPAAPKK from the coding sequence ATGAGCGTTTCCTCCACGGTCCGTCGGCTTGCCGCGTCCCTCGTCGCGGCTCTCTTGGTCTTGGCCATCGCGCCCGCTGCGAAGGCCCAGATGAAGATCGCCGTTGTCGATGTTCAGCGGGCCGTGATGCAGACCGAGGACGGCCTTCGCGCCCAGGCCACGCTCAAGAAGGTCTTCGACAGCCGCCAGCAAGAGCTCAACCGGAAGCAGAACGAGCTCGCCAAGCAGAAGGAAGACATCGACAAGCAGGCCAAGGTCCTGTCGGCCGGCGCCATGCAGAAGCGCGTCGAAGACTGGCAAAAGGCCATGGTTGAGCTCCAGACGGTGTTCGTCGACTACAACAAGGAGCTCGAGAAGAAGCAGAAGGAGCTGACGGACCCGATCGTCGAGAAGATCCTCGGCATCGTGAAGCGCCTCGCCTCGACCGACGGCTACGACGTGGTGATCGAGCGACAGTTCGCACACTACTTCCGCGGCGACCTCGACCTGACGGATCGCTGCATCCAGGCGTACAACGGCGGCGGAGCGGTGACGCCGGCCGCGCCCGCGGCCCCGAAGAAGTAG
- a CDS encoding outer membrane lipoprotein-sorting protein, with protein MKMKIGVVGVLGLLAVTSASDARDATELVKQGSERDKAEALVRELAARNSGYHDFSGAVDMTLKDATGAEARRRFSLKVLERPTAVVGDQVLIVFEAPADVKGTALLSHAKVDEEDEQWVYLPGTKRTKRIAASNKTSAFAGSEFSYEDLSGSEVRKYEWRFLGTAPCGEATCFRLEALPKDKNSAYSKRVLALDTAELRVVSTEFFDRAGAKAKTLAYDGYTKLSGKYWRAQTWTMKNHQTQKSTVLAFSKLAMQTGLSPSEFSAGKLGDGR; from the coding sequence GTGAAGATGAAAATTGGAGTGGTCGGCGTTCTGGGACTCTTGGCTGTGACCTCGGCGAGCGACGCTCGCGACGCGACCGAGCTCGTCAAGCAAGGCAGCGAGCGCGACAAGGCGGAGGCCCTCGTTCGCGAGCTCGCGGCCCGAAACAGCGGCTACCACGACTTTTCCGGCGCCGTGGACATGACCCTCAAGGATGCGACGGGCGCCGAGGCGCGAAGGCGCTTCTCCCTCAAAGTGCTCGAACGCCCGACGGCCGTCGTGGGCGATCAGGTGCTGATCGTCTTCGAGGCCCCCGCCGACGTGAAGGGTACGGCGCTCTTGTCGCACGCCAAGGTCGACGAGGAGGACGAGCAGTGGGTCTACCTGCCGGGCACGAAGCGCACCAAGCGCATCGCCGCGTCGAACAAGACGAGCGCCTTCGCCGGTAGCGAGTTCAGCTACGAAGATCTGTCGGGCAGCGAAGTGCGAAAGTACGAGTGGCGCTTCCTTGGCACGGCGCCGTGCGGAGAGGCCACGTGTTTTCGCCTCGAGGCGCTCCCGAAGGACAAGAACTCCGCCTACTCGAAGCGCGTCCTGGCCCTCGATACCGCCGAGCTCCGCGTCGTCTCGACGGAGTTCTTCGACCGCGCGGGCGCCAAAGCGAAGACCCTCGCCTACGACGGGTACACCAAGCTCTCAGGCAAGTACTGGCGCGCTCAGACGTGGACCATGAAGAACCACCAGACGCAGAAGAGCACTGTCTTGGCATTCTCCAAGCTGGCCATGCAGACGGGCCTTTCGCCCTCCGAGTTCTCCGCTGGCAAGCTCGGCGACGGCCGCTGA
- the pdxA gene encoding 4-hydroxythreonine-4-phosphate dehydrogenase PdxA, whose amino-acid sequence MRRDPVRSEPRLVVSIGCPSGIGPEVSVVAAAGAKANVLLVGDVAVVERAALARGLAREVRRVAEPDEAFGPRRRGVLYVWQPTETLASRDRTPGSPTKAGGAAQLAWIDAACDLVFAKGADALITGPVSKEAIVRSGARGAARFLGHTEHLARRLLVPHVVMAFWTERLTTALVTTHLPLSKVPRAIDAKGVTRATVLLCRFLLRLSRDRRRALRVAVASLNPHAGEGGLLGHEEATVLAPGIRAARRVVASSRCAIAGPVPAETAFRRAASGAYEGVVAMYHDQATIPMKLLAFGDAVNVTLGLPIVRTSVDHGTGYDIAGRGIADAAGMVAALALAGRLVGNS is encoded by the coding sequence ATGCGTCGGGACCCCGTGCGAAGTGAGCCGCGGCTTGTCGTAAGCATCGGCTGTCCGTCGGGCATCGGCCCCGAGGTGTCCGTCGTCGCTGCCGCGGGGGCCAAGGCTAACGTTCTTCTCGTGGGCGACGTGGCCGTGGTGGAGCGCGCAGCCTTGGCGCGCGGCCTGGCTCGCGAAGTGCGACGCGTCGCCGAGCCAGACGAGGCCTTCGGCCCGCGACGGCGCGGGGTGCTCTACGTTTGGCAACCGACGGAGACGCTCGCGTCGCGCGATCGGACGCCGGGCTCGCCCACGAAGGCCGGCGGCGCCGCGCAGCTCGCGTGGATCGACGCGGCCTGCGACCTGGTCTTCGCGAAGGGGGCCGACGCTTTGATAACGGGACCCGTCAGCAAAGAGGCGATCGTGCGCTCGGGCGCGCGCGGCGCTGCTCGCTTTCTTGGCCACACGGAGCACCTCGCACGGCGCCTCCTCGTGCCGCACGTCGTCATGGCATTTTGGACGGAACGCCTTACGACGGCGCTCGTGACGACGCACCTGCCGCTCTCGAAGGTGCCTCGCGCCATCGACGCGAAGGGCGTCACACGCGCCACCGTGCTCCTGTGCCGATTCCTCCTGCGGCTCTCGCGCGACCGGCGGCGCGCGCTCCGGGTGGCCGTGGCGAGTCTGAACCCTCACGCGGGGGAGGGAGGCCTCCTCGGCCACGAAGAAGCGACGGTGCTCGCGCCGGGGATTCGGGCGGCGCGTCGTGTCGTGGCTTCGTCGCGCTGCGCCATCGCAGGGCCGGTGCCCGCGGAGACCGCGTTTCGTCGAGCCGCGAGCGGCGCCTACGAAGGCGTCGTCGCGATGTACCACGACCAGGCGACGATCCCGATGAAGCTCCTGGCCTTTGGCGATGCCGTCAACGTCACGTTGGGCCTCCCCATCGTGCGGACGAGCGTGGATCACGGGACCGGATACGACATCGCCGGTCGGGGCATCGCCGACGCGGCGGGCATGGTGGCCGCGCTCGCGCTCGCCGGCAGGCTCGTAGGGAACTCGTGA
- a CDS encoding winged helix-turn-helix transcriptional regulator, whose product MLEWRASEFLGEELVKMGELVVDLVAHEVRVQGRAVVTTAREFSLLAFLVGNRGRVFSREALLARVWGARYEGGARTVDIHVRRLRAKLGDALPLETVRGAGYKLRTPSEAPSDADYGDTSSEGPHVARAVVLAGSTLRRVPHASGPRAK is encoded by the coding sequence ATGCTCGAGTGGCGAGCCAGCGAATTTCTAGGCGAGGAGCTCGTGAAAATGGGCGAACTCGTCGTGGACCTCGTGGCCCACGAGGTGCGCGTGCAAGGTCGCGCCGTCGTCACCACGGCGCGGGAGTTCTCCTTGCTCGCGTTTCTTGTTGGCAATCGCGGGCGTGTGTTTTCCCGCGAGGCGCTCCTCGCTCGCGTTTGGGGCGCGCGCTACGAAGGCGGCGCGCGGACCGTAGACATCCACGTTCGTCGCCTGCGCGCGAAGCTCGGCGACGCGCTGCCACTCGAGACGGTGCGGGGGGCTGGTTACAAGTTGCGGACGCCGTCGGAGGCTCCGTCGGACGCGGACTACGGAGACACTTCCAGCGAAGGTCCTCACGTGGCCCGGGCCGTCGTCCTCGCCGGCAGCACGCTCCGGCGGGTGCCCCATGCGTCGGGACCCCGTGCGAAGTGA
- a CDS encoding MMPL family transporter, whose amino-acid sequence MITRNRFERLGEALGRFATTRPLLAIVASLVLSGLFALGVPRAAFSTDYRIFFSADDPGLASFERLEKAFTKTDNVLFVVRAESGDVVSRDALAAIQELTEEGWKLPFAARVDSLTNFGVVDAVGDDMVQHALVPGRAADLDDAALRGIRARALGEPLLAGALIAKDGRSGAVNVTLRLPGKAPEEVSLTANAAHALVDKVAPRYPGLVIRPCGMALMNDALMQASVSDLAVLVPAMVLVMLGAMFWMLRGLAATLAVGLVIGLSSTLSMAFAGWLGYPLTPPAVAAPLMVMTVAVADGIHIVLSARDALRDGRSQHDAIVFAVATNLEAVTYTCLTTVVGFLCLNYSVAPPVRHLANMTSFGVTVAFLLSVVLLPALLSLAVLSPSRPEAERSFRLVDALSAFVLKRKVLVLAVASAVTLGAGTLAAQLENNDQFIRYFGESMAFRRDVDFTMKNLSGIYRLEFQLGSGAAGGVVEPAYLERVDAFSGWLRAQSEVDHVYALSDVMKRVHQASHGGGAGEYRLPATVEEGREELFLYEMGLPPGLDLRDRIDVEKAATRLSVTVKDMSTREMTAFKERSAAWLRAHTPPSMWTEATGPVVIFSELSSKNARNMVQGDFVSLALISLCMMLVLRSGRLGLLSVVPNVVPIIVGYGVWRLAVGQMNIVASVAGSISLGVIVDDTIHFLTKFKSALTTERSPEEAMKKTLAHVAPAMLATSGILALGFGVLGLSSFQMVSHLGWLSLLVVAIAPVADLVLVPALVLVFVGAPRRARARSRTLAPFDDDSQDDVGSVLDSAKAGAT is encoded by the coding sequence ATGATCACCAGAAACCGATTCGAACGTTTGGGCGAGGCCCTTGGGAGGTTCGCGACGACGAGGCCCCTCTTGGCCATCGTCGCGAGTCTCGTGCTCTCGGGCCTCTTCGCCTTGGGTGTGCCTCGGGCCGCCTTCTCCACCGACTACCGCATCTTCTTCTCCGCCGACGACCCGGGCCTCGCCAGCTTCGAGCGGCTGGAGAAGGCCTTCACGAAGACCGACAACGTCCTTTTCGTGGTGCGCGCCGAGAGCGGCGACGTGGTCTCTCGCGACGCCCTCGCGGCGATTCAGGAGCTGACGGAGGAGGGGTGGAAGCTGCCCTTTGCGGCCCGCGTCGACTCGCTCACGAACTTCGGTGTCGTCGACGCTGTCGGCGACGACATGGTGCAACACGCGCTCGTGCCCGGAAGGGCCGCCGATCTGGATGACGCGGCGCTTCGAGGCATTCGCGCGCGCGCGCTCGGAGAGCCGCTCCTCGCGGGTGCGCTGATCGCGAAAGACGGCCGCTCCGGCGCCGTCAACGTGACGCTCCGCCTCCCGGGCAAGGCCCCCGAGGAGGTGTCTCTCACGGCCAACGCCGCCCACGCGCTCGTCGACAAGGTTGCGCCACGCTACCCGGGCCTCGTCATCAGGCCTTGTGGCATGGCGCTCATGAACGACGCGCTGATGCAGGCGTCCGTGTCGGATCTCGCGGTTCTCGTCCCGGCGATGGTGCTCGTGATGCTCGGCGCCATGTTCTGGATGTTGCGCGGCCTCGCCGCCACGTTGGCCGTGGGGCTCGTCATCGGCCTGTCGTCGACGTTGTCGATGGCGTTTGCCGGTTGGCTCGGCTACCCGCTCACCCCACCGGCCGTCGCGGCGCCGCTGATGGTCATGACCGTGGCGGTCGCGGACGGCATCCACATCGTACTGAGCGCCCGCGACGCGCTTCGCGATGGCCGCTCTCAGCATGACGCCATCGTCTTCGCGGTCGCCACGAACCTCGAGGCCGTGACGTACACGTGCCTCACGACGGTCGTCGGCTTCTTGTGCCTCAACTATTCCGTCGCGCCGCCGGTTCGACACCTCGCCAACATGACGTCCTTCGGCGTGACGGTGGCGTTCTTGTTGTCCGTGGTCCTTCTGCCCGCGCTTCTGTCTCTTGCGGTCTTGTCGCCCAGTCGGCCGGAAGCCGAGCGCTCGTTTCGCCTCGTCGACGCGCTATCGGCCTTCGTTCTCAAGCGAAAGGTCCTCGTCCTCGCCGTCGCCTCCGCGGTGACGCTGGGCGCCGGCACGCTCGCGGCACAGCTCGAGAACAACGATCAATTCATCCGGTACTTCGGCGAGTCGATGGCCTTTCGTCGCGACGTCGACTTCACCATGAAGAACCTCTCGGGCATCTATCGACTCGAGTTTCAGCTCGGGAGCGGCGCGGCGGGCGGGGTCGTTGAGCCTGCCTACCTCGAACGCGTCGACGCGTTTTCGGGCTGGCTCCGGGCCCAGAGCGAGGTCGACCACGTCTACGCCCTCTCCGACGTGATGAAGCGGGTGCATCAGGCGTCGCACGGCGGCGGCGCCGGCGAGTATCGGTTGCCGGCTACCGTGGAGGAGGGGCGCGAAGAGCTTTTCCTCTACGAAATGGGGCTACCGCCGGGCCTCGACCTTAGAGACCGCATCGACGTCGAGAAGGCCGCGACGCGTCTCAGCGTGACGGTGAAGGACATGTCGACGCGCGAGATGACGGCCTTCAAGGAGCGGAGCGCCGCGTGGCTTCGCGCCCACACGCCGCCTTCGATGTGGACGGAAGCGACGGGGCCCGTCGTGATCTTCTCCGAACTCAGCAGCAAGAACGCCCGCAACATGGTCCAGGGCGACTTCGTCTCGCTCGCGCTCATCTCGCTCTGCATGATGCTCGTCTTGCGGAGCGGGCGCCTCGGGCTGCTCTCGGTTGTCCCCAACGTGGTGCCCATCATCGTGGGGTACGGCGTGTGGCGCCTCGCCGTCGGGCAAATGAACATCGTGGCGTCGGTGGCCGGGTCCATCAGCCTCGGCGTCATCGTCGACGACACGATCCACTTCTTGACGAAGTTCAAGTCGGCCCTGACGACCGAGCGGAGCCCCGAGGAGGCCATGAAGAAGACGCTCGCCCACGTGGCCCCGGCGATGCTCGCGACGAGCGGCATTCTCGCCTTGGGTTTCGGTGTCCTTGGGCTCAGCTCCTTTCAGATGGTCAGTCACCTTGGGTGGCTAAGCCTCCTCGTCGTTGCCATCGCGCCTGTCGCGGACCTCGTGCTCGTACCGGCGCTGGTGCTGGTGTTCGTGGGCGCTCCCCGGCGCGCGCGCGCGCGCTCGCGCACGCTCGCGCCCTTCGACGATGACTCGCAAGACGACGTTGGTTCGGTTCTCGATTCGGCAAAGGCAGGTGCAACGTGA
- the tldD gene encoding metalloprotease TldD (responsible for the proteolytic maturation of the E. coli pMccB17 plasmid-encoded microcin B17, an exported protein that targets the essential topoisomerase II DNA gyrase; degrades the E. coli plasmid F-encoded CcdA) codes for MPTHSALYRAPFGPSGSAPIDAELGQRLLSVALGAGGDYADLFFEYRAAGGLVFDEGILKSASRGVSMGMGVRVVKGDATGYAYVEEFDWDVMKRAAETAAQIATSGGGHTAVLGKMRDLPSRYELDRVTLDVPGMEKRLLLERAAKAAHENDARIVKVEASFSEEIREILVITSDGAMAHDVQPLVRFGIRTIAERDGKRQEGSSGGGGRTTMGYFEGHTPEGHARLAAEQALRMLDAQEAPAGTMEVVLAPGDSGILLHEAVGHGLEADFNRKGTSNYSDAIGKPVASELCTVIDDATLLQSRGSINVDDEGNEPTSTVLIEKGKLAAYMQDRLSAKHFKVRPTGNGRRESFACAPMPRMTNTILMAGPHDPEEIIKTVKRGIFAKKFGGGQVDISNGDFVFSLTEGYLVEDGKITAPLKGVQLIGNGPDVLRKVTMLGNDVQVSDGIWTCGKDGQSVPVGVGCPTVKISAITVGGTKLG; via the coding sequence ATGCCCACCCATTCAGCCCTTTATCGCGCTCCTTTCGGCCCCTCCGGGTCAGCCCCCATCGACGCCGAACTGGGCCAGAGGCTCCTCTCGGTGGCGCTCGGAGCTGGCGGCGACTACGCCGATCTCTTCTTCGAGTACCGAGCCGCCGGCGGCCTGGTCTTCGATGAGGGCATATTGAAGAGCGCGTCCCGCGGTGTCTCCATGGGCATGGGGGTGCGCGTCGTGAAGGGCGACGCCACCGGGTACGCCTACGTCGAGGAGTTCGACTGGGACGTCATGAAGCGGGCCGCGGAGACGGCCGCCCAGATCGCAACCTCCGGCGGCGGTCACACCGCGGTGCTCGGAAAGATGCGCGACCTGCCGAGCCGCTACGAGCTCGATCGCGTCACGCTTGATGTGCCCGGCATGGAGAAGCGTCTGTTGCTCGAGCGCGCCGCCAAGGCGGCGCACGAGAACGATGCGCGCATCGTCAAAGTCGAGGCCTCGTTCTCCGAGGAGATTCGCGAGATCCTCGTCATCACGAGCGACGGCGCCATGGCCCACGACGTCCAGCCGCTCGTGCGCTTCGGCATCCGCACCATCGCGGAGCGCGACGGCAAGCGGCAGGAAGGCTCGTCGGGCGGTGGCGGTCGCACGACGATGGGCTACTTCGAGGGCCACACGCCGGAGGGGCACGCGCGCCTCGCCGCTGAGCAGGCGCTGCGCATGCTCGACGCGCAAGAGGCACCGGCAGGCACCATGGAGGTCGTCCTCGCGCCCGGCGACAGCGGCATCCTGCTTCACGAGGCCGTGGGGCATGGCCTCGAGGCCGACTTCAACCGGAAAGGTACGAGCAACTACAGCGACGCCATCGGCAAGCCCGTCGCCAGCGAGCTCTGCACCGTCATCGACGACGCCACGCTGCTCCAATCACGCGGCTCCATCAACGTCGACGACGAGGGCAACGAGCCAACAAGCACGGTGCTCATCGAAAAGGGAAAGCTCGCGGCCTACATGCAGGACCGTTTGAGCGCCAAACACTTCAAGGTGCGCCCCACGGGCAACGGCCGCCGCGAGAGCTTCGCGTGCGCGCCGATGCCGCGCATGACCAACACCATCCTGATGGCCGGGCCCCACGACCCCGAGGAGATCATCAAGACCGTCAAGCGCGGCATCTTCGCCAAGAAGTTCGGCGGCGGACAGGTCGACATCTCGAACGGCGACTTCGTCTTTTCCCTCACCGAGGGGTACCTCGTCGAAGACGGAAAGATCACCGCGCCGCTCAAGGGCGTGCAGCTCATTGGCAACGGCCCCGACGTGCTTCGCAAGGTGACGATGCTGGGCAACGACGTGCAAGTGTCCGACGGCATCTGGACGTGCGGCAAGGACGGCCAGAGCGTCCCCGTAGGCGTGGGCTGCCCCACGGTGAAGATCTCCGCCATCACCGTTGGCGGCACCAAGCTCGGCTAG
- a CDS encoding tetratricopeptide repeat protein, with the protein MAIDREKVLQAAQKLVEKKKYDKAVLEYQKVIQEDPNDARTLLKIGDLQLKMEAFAEAIATYERVGRFYASQGFALKAIAVYKQIREIINKHVPQLEERYGHIAPKLAELYQQLGLTSDALAALDEVATRLQRQGRDPEAIEVFRRIVELDPTNPLPHLRLAEALSRARDPESAAAEFAIAAGQLLKHGRRDDALKIIERLLHHRQDVGQARIASELYLQRGQPNDGLLALAKLQLCFQANPKDLDTLALLARAFVAIGQASKGVEVQKEMARIAREQGKLDLFRQLVEKLERLAPHDDQVQQLSILARSAPPPPASAAAAAGSLDDFDDVEMLETGDIEAYELEEIEEAAAAVSRAPAPQEPAPYVDDSEEAAYAEHARRVVARATSLRERDANAEAVVVLRAGLETDPRSLEIRYALRDALMDLGEAGEAVDEMLFIASIQLDSLDGEAAARTLQDVLGIDPSNARAIHTLRELGFDIPEPEPVYAGEELPGYGMEETAGPVAASPRLEDSMAGDGPLPSFPLDAPESEPFELTSKGEAAETYEGPGPSPSAPPGPNPELEEALEEADFFASRGLFEDARAVLLEQLHRLPNHPLLRERIDELDAQESASQPSGARARPTNEEDRSFAIAASLDALEATDPRAAVAQPAMAPQGQVDVEEVFQKFKEGVSKQIGADDSQSHYDLGVAYKEMGLYEDAVREFAIAARDRARTCMCETMIGLLHMDHGDVDKAIDAFRRGLDSRDKVPAHQTAVAFELGVAYEAKNLVTEALNQYQHVAEREPNYRDVQERIKRLSRAEPSKPMLAAAVGDDEFDRAFADIIGPDK; encoded by the coding sequence GTGGCGATCGACCGAGAAAAGGTGCTCCAGGCCGCTCAGAAGCTGGTCGAGAAGAAGAAGTACGACAAGGCGGTACTGGAGTATCAAAAAGTCATTCAGGAGGATCCGAACGACGCCCGGACCTTGCTGAAAATCGGCGACCTCCAACTGAAGATGGAGGCGTTCGCCGAGGCTATTGCCACCTACGAGCGAGTTGGGCGCTTCTACGCGAGCCAGGGCTTCGCCCTGAAGGCCATCGCGGTCTACAAGCAGATCCGCGAGATCATCAACAAGCACGTCCCGCAGCTCGAGGAGCGCTACGGCCACATCGCGCCCAAGCTCGCTGAGCTTTACCAGCAGCTGGGCCTCACGAGCGACGCGCTCGCGGCCTTGGACGAGGTCGCCACTCGCCTGCAACGGCAAGGGCGTGATCCCGAGGCCATCGAGGTCTTCCGGCGAATCGTCGAGCTCGATCCCACCAATCCCCTGCCCCACCTGAGGCTCGCCGAGGCGCTCTCCCGCGCCCGCGACCCGGAGAGCGCGGCGGCGGAGTTTGCCATTGCTGCCGGTCAGCTCTTGAAGCACGGCCGCCGCGACGACGCTCTCAAGATCATCGAGCGACTCCTCCACCACCGGCAGGACGTCGGCCAAGCGCGCATCGCCTCCGAGCTCTACCTCCAGCGCGGCCAGCCCAACGACGGCCTGCTCGCCCTCGCGAAGCTGCAGCTTTGTTTCCAAGCCAACCCCAAGGATCTCGACACGCTGGCGCTCCTCGCCCGCGCCTTCGTCGCCATTGGTCAGGCGAGCAAAGGCGTTGAAGTTCAGAAGGAGATGGCGCGCATTGCCCGCGAACAGGGCAAGCTCGACCTCTTCCGGCAGCTCGTCGAGAAGCTCGAGCGCCTCGCTCCCCACGACGATCAGGTTCAGCAGCTCTCGATCCTCGCGCGCAGCGCGCCGCCACCGCCCGCGAGCGCGGCGGCCGCCGCCGGCAGCCTCGACGACTTCGACGACGTCGAAATGCTCGAGACGGGCGACATCGAGGCCTACGAGCTTGAGGAGATCGAGGAGGCGGCGGCCGCCGTGTCGCGCGCGCCGGCGCCCCAGGAGCCAGCGCCGTATGTCGACGACTCGGAGGAGGCGGCCTACGCAGAACACGCACGCCGCGTTGTCGCCAGGGCCACGTCGCTGCGGGAGCGAGACGCCAACGCCGAGGCCGTCGTCGTCTTGCGCGCCGGCCTCGAGACCGACCCGCGTTCGCTCGAGATTCGCTACGCGCTGCGCGACGCCCTGATGGACCTCGGTGAGGCCGGTGAGGCCGTCGACGAGATGCTGTTCATCGCCAGCATCCAGCTCGACTCGCTCGACGGCGAGGCGGCCGCTCGCACGTTGCAGGACGTGCTCGGCATCGATCCGTCGAACGCGCGCGCCATCCACACGTTGCGAGAGCTTGGCTTCGACATCCCTGAGCCAGAGCCCGTCTACGCCGGCGAGGAGCTGCCCGGCTACGGAATGGAGGAGACGGCCGGCCCCGTGGCCGCGAGCCCACGCCTCGAAGACTCGATGGCGGGCGACGGCCCCTTGCCGAGCTTCCCCCTCGACGCGCCCGAGAGTGAGCCCTTCGAGCTGACGTCGAAGGGCGAAGCGGCGGAGACCTATGAGGGACCGGGGCCGTCCCCCTCCGCGCCACCAGGCCCGAACCCGGAGCTGGAAGAAGCCTTGGAAGAGGCCGACTTCTTTGCGTCGCGCGGCCTCTTCGAAGACGCTCGCGCGGTCCTTCTCGAGCAGCTCCATCGGCTGCCCAACCATCCGCTCCTCCGGGAGCGCATCGACGAGCTGGACGCCCAGGAGAGCGCGTCGCAACCCTCCGGCGCCCGCGCGCGCCCGACCAACGAAGAAGACCGGAGCTTCGCCATCGCCGCGTCGCTCGACGCGCTCGAAGCCACCGACCCGCGCGCCGCTGTCGCGCAGCCGGCCATGGCCCCGCAGGGGCAGGTCGACGTCGAGGAGGTCTTCCAGAAATTCAAGGAAGGCGTCTCGAAGCAAATTGGCGCCGACGACTCGCAGTCGCACTACGACTTGGGCGTCGCCTACAAAGAGATGGGCCTCTACGAGGACGCCGTTCGGGAGTTCGCCATCGCGGCGCGCGATCGCGCCCGCACTTGCATGTGCGAGACGATGATCGGCCTCTTGCACATGGATCACGGCGACGTCGACAAGGCGATCGACGCTTTCCGCCGCGGCCTCGACTCGCGCGACAAGGTGCCGGCGCACCAGACCGCCGTCGCCTTCGAGCTCGGCGTGGCCTACGAGGCCAAGAACCTCGTCACCGAAGCGCTCAACCAGTACCAACACGTGGCGGAGCGCGAGCCGAACTACCGCGACGTGCAAGAACGCATCAAGCGGTTGTCCAGGGCGGAACCTTCAAAGCCGATGCTCGCCGCCGCCGTCGGCGACGACGAGTTCGACCGCGCGTTCGCCGACATCATCGGTCCCGACAAGTAG
- the lpxA gene encoding acyl-ACP--UDP-N-acetylglucosamine O-acyltransferase: MIHPTAIIDPTAECDADVDVGPYAIVGAGVRLGAGTTLAPHAVILGGTTLGRKNVVGSFAVIGALAQDKRGSSEAGVLRVGDGNTFREHVTVHRGTSGPTVIGNDNLFMVASHVGHDTTVGNAVTVSNAVLLAGHVSVEDYVTLGGGAAVAQHVVLGESAFVAGGAMVERDVPPFVVVQGDRARVRGLNKVGLRRRGFDAAAITSLERALRRLLFGKETLSVRAEPLLHSSDERVARLARAMLGSTCRDR, translated from the coding sequence TTGATTCACCCTACGGCGATCATCGACCCCACGGCAGAGTGTGACGCCGACGTCGACGTGGGACCCTACGCGATCGTCGGTGCCGGCGTTCGCTTGGGGGCGGGCACGACTCTCGCTCCGCACGCCGTCATCCTCGGCGGCACGACCCTCGGACGAAAGAACGTCGTGGGCTCCTTTGCCGTCATCGGTGCGCTCGCCCAAGACAAGCGCGGCTCATCGGAAGCGGGCGTCCTTCGCGTCGGTGACGGCAACACCTTTCGTGAACACGTGACCGTTCACCGCGGGACCAGTGGCCCCACCGTCATCGGAAATGACAACCTGTTCATGGTCGCTAGTCACGTCGGTCACGACACGACCGTAGGCAACGCCGTGACGGTCTCGAACGCCGTGCTCTTGGCCGGCCACGTGAGCGTGGAGGACTACGTGACGCTCGGCGGTGGTGCGGCGGTGGCGCAACACGTGGTCCTCGGCGAGAGCGCCTTCGTGGCAGGTGGCGCGATGGTCGAGCGCGACGTCCCTCCCTTCGTCGTCGTGCAAGGCGACCGCGCGCGCGTTCGCGGCCTGAACAAGGTCGGCCTTCGTCGGCGCGGCTTCGACGCGGCGGCCATCACGTCCCTCGAGCGCGCCTTGCGGCGCCTCCTCTTCGGGAAGGAGACGTTGTCGGTGCGCGCCGAGCCGCTGCTCCACTCGAGCGACGAGCGTGTCGCGCGGCTGGCGCGGGCGATGCTCGGGTCTACTTGTCGGGACCGATGA